One genomic segment of Diceros bicornis minor isolate mBicDic1 chromosome 13, mDicBic1.mat.cur, whole genome shotgun sequence includes these proteins:
- the MFN2 gene encoding mitofusin-2 isoform X1, translating into MSLPPLFVLCCAGSSLPLSAWQRLAPYHSSSKSALPPLSCILFCFNLSASPLFQLCQQTIRGSILFSLLGVAVHKTGAMSLLFSRCNSIVTVKKDKRHMAEVNASPLKHFVTAKKKINGIFEQLGAYIQESATFLEDTYRNAELDPVTTEEQVLDVKGYLSKVRGISEVLARRHMKVAFFGRTSNGKSTVINAMLWDKVLPSGIGHTTNCFLRVEGTDGHEAFLLTEGSEEKRSVKTVNQLAHALHQDEQLHAGSLVSVMWPNSKCPLLKDDLVLMDSPGIDVTTELDSWIDKFCLDADVFVLVANSESTLMQTEKQFFHKVSERLSRPNIFILNNRWDASASEPEYMEEVRRQHMERCTSFLVDELGVVDRGQAGDRIFFVSAKEVLNARIQKAQGMPEGGGALAEGFQVRMFEFQNFERRFEECISQSAVKTKFEQHTVRAKQIAEAVRLIMDSLHIAAQEQRVYCLETREERQERLRFIDKQLELLAQDYRLRIKQITEEVERQVSTAMAEEIRRLSVLVDEYQMDFHPSPVVLKVYKNELHRHIEEGLGRNMSDRCSTAITSSLQTMQQEMIDGLKPLLPVSVRSQIDMLVPRQCFSLSYDLNCDKLCADFQEDIEFHFSLGWTMLVNRFLGPKNSRRALMGYNDQVQRPVPLTPANPSMPPLPQGSLTQEELMVSMVTGLASLTSRTSMGILVVGGVVWKAVGWRLIALSFGLYGLLYVYERLTWTTKAKERAFKRQFVEYASEKLQLVISYTGSNCSHQVQQELSGTFAHLCQQVDVTRENLEQEIAAMNKKIEVLDSLQSKAKLLRNKAGWLDSELNMFTHQYLQPSR; encoded by the exons ATGTCTCTACCTCCCTTGTTTGTTCTCTGCTGTGCTggttcctcccttcccctctctgcctgGCAGAGGTTGGCTCCTTACCACAGCTCTTCCAAGTCTGCTCTGCCCCCTTTATCCTGTATACTCTTTTGTTTCAATCTCTCAGCTTCTCCTCTGTTCCAGTTGTGCCAGCAGACGATCCGtggatccattttattttccCTGCTAGGAGTTGCTGTGCATAAAACTGG CGCAATGTCCCTGCTCTTCTCTCGATGCAACTCCATCGTCACAGTTAAGAAGGATAAGAGACACATGGCTGAGGTGAATGCTTCCCCACTCAAGCACTTTGTCACTGCCAAGAAGAAGATCAATGGCATTTTTGAGCAGCTGGGAGCCTACATCCAGGAGAGCGCCACCTTCCTCGAAG ACACCTACAGGAATGCGGAATTGGACCCTGTCACGACAGAAGAACAGGTTCTGGATGTGAAAGGTTACCTCTCCAAAGTGAGGGGCATCAGCGAGGTGCTGGCCCGGCGGCACATGAAAGTGGCTTTTTTTGGCCG GACAAGCAATGGGAAGAGCACCGTGATCAACGCCATGCTCTGGGACAAAGTTCTGCCCTCTGGGATCGGCCACACCACCAATTGCTTCCTGCGGGTAGAGGGCACGGATGGCCACGAGGCCTTCCTCCTCACAGAGGGCTCCGAGGAGAAGAGGAGCGTCAAG ACTGTGAACCAGCTGGCGCATGCCCTCCACCAGGACGAGCAGCTGCATGCCGGCAGCCTGGTGAGTGTGATGTGGCCCAACTCCAAGTGCCCACTGCTGAAGGATGACCTCGTGCTGATGGACAG CCCTGGCATCGATGTCACCACAGAGCTAGACAGCTGGATTGACAAGTTTTGCCTGGACGCTGATGTGTTTGTGCTGGTGGCCAACTCGGAGTCCACCCTGATGCAGACG GAAAAGCAGTTCTTCCACAAGGTGAGCGAGCGCCTGTCCCGCCCCAACATCTTCATCCTGAACAACCGCTGGGACGCATCCGCCTCGGAGCCCGAGTACATGGAGGAG GTGCGGCGGCAGCACATGGAGCGTTGTACCAGCTTCCTGGTGGATGAGTTGGGCGTGGTGGATCGAGGCCAGGCTGGAGACCGCATCTTCTTTGTGTCTGCCAAGGAGGTGCTCAACGCCAGGATCCAGAAGGCCCAGGGCATGCCCGAAGGAG GGGGCGCTCTTGCAGAAGGCTTTCAAGTGAGGATGTTTGAGTTTCAGAATTTTGAGAGGAGGTTTGAG GAGTGCATCTCCCAGTCTGCAGTGAAGACCAAATTTGAGCAGCACACGGTCCGGGCCAAGCAGATTGCGGAGGCAGTTCGCCTCATCATGGACTCTCTGCACATCGCGGCCCAGGAGCAGCG GGTTTACTGCCTGGAAACGCGAGAAGAGCGGCAAGAGCGGCTGAGGTTTATTGACAAACAGCTGGAGCTCTTGGCGCAGGACTACAGACTGCGGATTAAACAGATCACGGAGGAAGTCGAAAGGCAG GTGTCCACTGCGATGGCGGAGGAGATCAGGCGCCTCTCTGTGCTGGTGGACGAGTACCAGATGGATTTCCACCCTTCTCCAGTAGTCCTCAAGGTTTATAAGAAC GAACTACACCGCCATATAGAGGAAGGACTGGGCCGAAATATGTCCGACCGCTGCTCCACGGCCATCACCAGCTCCCTGCAAACCATGCAGCAGGAGATGATAG ATGGTCTGAAACCCCTCCTTCCTGTGTCTGTGCGGAGTCAGATAGACATGCTGGTCCCTCGGCAGTGCTTCTCCCTCAGCTACGACCTGAACTGTGACAAGCTGTGTGCTGACTTTCAGGAGGACATCGAGTTCCATTTTTCTCTCGGGTGGACCATGCTGGTGAATAGGTTCCTGGGCCCCAAGAACAGTCGCCGGGCCCTGATGGGCTACAACGACCAG GTGCAGCGTCCTGTCCCTCTGACGCCAGCCAACCCCAGCATGCCCCCACTGCCGCAGGGCTCCCTCACCCAAGAGGAGCTCATGGTTTCCATGGTCACTGGCCTGGCCTCCCTGACGTCCAGGACCTCCATGGGCATTCTCGTAGTTGGAGGAGTG GTGTGGAAGGCGGTGGGCTGGCGGCTCATCGCCCTCTCCTTTGGGCTCTATGGCCTCCTCTACGTCTACGAGCGTCTGACCTGGACCACGAAGGCCAAGGAGAGGGCCTTCAAGCGCCAGTTTGTGGAGTATGCCAGCGAGAAGCTGCAGCTTGTCATCAGCTACACCGGCTCCAACTGCAGCCACCAAGTCCAGCA GGAACTGTCTGGGACCTTTGCTCATCTGTGCCAGCAAGTTGATGTCACCCGGGAGAACCTGGAGCAGGAAATTGCCGCCATGAACAAGAAAATTGAGGTTCTTGATTCACTTCAGAGCAAAGCAAAGCTGCTCAG GAATAAAGCGGGTTGGTTGGACAGCGAACTCAACATGTTCACGCACCAGTACCTGCAGCCCAGCAGATAG
- the MFN2 gene encoding mitofusin-2 isoform X3 has translation MLWDKVLPSGIGHTTNCFLRVEGTDGHEAFLLTEGSEEKRSVKTVNQLAHALHQDEQLHAGSLVSVMWPNSKCPLLKDDLVLMDSPGIDVTTELDSWIDKFCLDADVFVLVANSESTLMQTEKQFFHKVSERLSRPNIFILNNRWDASASEPEYMEEVRRQHMERCTSFLVDELGVVDRGQAGDRIFFVSAKEVLNARIQKAQGMPEGGGALAEGFQVRMFEFQNFERRFEECISQSAVKTKFEQHTVRAKQIAEAVRLIMDSLHIAAQEQRVYCLETREERQERLRFIDKQLELLAQDYRLRIKQITEEVERQVSTAMAEEIRRLSVLVDEYQMDFHPSPVVLKVYKNELHRHIEEGLGRNMSDRCSTAITSSLQTMQQEMIDGLKPLLPVSVRSQIDMLVPRQCFSLSYDLNCDKLCADFQEDIEFHFSLGWTMLVNRFLGPKNSRRALMGYNDQVQRPVPLTPANPSMPPLPQGSLTQEELMVSMVTGLASLTSRTSMGILVVGGVVWKAVGWRLIALSFGLYGLLYVYERLTWTTKAKERAFKRQFVEYASEKLQLVISYTGSNCSHQVQQELSGTFAHLCQQVDVTRENLEQEIAAMNKKIEVLDSLQSKAKLLRNKAGWLDSELNMFTHQYLQPSR, from the exons ATGCTCTGGGACAAAGTTCTGCCCTCTGGGATCGGCCACACCACCAATTGCTTCCTGCGGGTAGAGGGCACGGATGGCCACGAGGCCTTCCTCCTCACAGAGGGCTCCGAGGAGAAGAGGAGCGTCAAG ACTGTGAACCAGCTGGCGCATGCCCTCCACCAGGACGAGCAGCTGCATGCCGGCAGCCTGGTGAGTGTGATGTGGCCCAACTCCAAGTGCCCACTGCTGAAGGATGACCTCGTGCTGATGGACAG CCCTGGCATCGATGTCACCACAGAGCTAGACAGCTGGATTGACAAGTTTTGCCTGGACGCTGATGTGTTTGTGCTGGTGGCCAACTCGGAGTCCACCCTGATGCAGACG GAAAAGCAGTTCTTCCACAAGGTGAGCGAGCGCCTGTCCCGCCCCAACATCTTCATCCTGAACAACCGCTGGGACGCATCCGCCTCGGAGCCCGAGTACATGGAGGAG GTGCGGCGGCAGCACATGGAGCGTTGTACCAGCTTCCTGGTGGATGAGTTGGGCGTGGTGGATCGAGGCCAGGCTGGAGACCGCATCTTCTTTGTGTCTGCCAAGGAGGTGCTCAACGCCAGGATCCAGAAGGCCCAGGGCATGCCCGAAGGAG GGGGCGCTCTTGCAGAAGGCTTTCAAGTGAGGATGTTTGAGTTTCAGAATTTTGAGAGGAGGTTTGAG GAGTGCATCTCCCAGTCTGCAGTGAAGACCAAATTTGAGCAGCACACGGTCCGGGCCAAGCAGATTGCGGAGGCAGTTCGCCTCATCATGGACTCTCTGCACATCGCGGCCCAGGAGCAGCG GGTTTACTGCCTGGAAACGCGAGAAGAGCGGCAAGAGCGGCTGAGGTTTATTGACAAACAGCTGGAGCTCTTGGCGCAGGACTACAGACTGCGGATTAAACAGATCACGGAGGAAGTCGAAAGGCAG GTGTCCACTGCGATGGCGGAGGAGATCAGGCGCCTCTCTGTGCTGGTGGACGAGTACCAGATGGATTTCCACCCTTCTCCAGTAGTCCTCAAGGTTTATAAGAAC GAACTACACCGCCATATAGAGGAAGGACTGGGCCGAAATATGTCCGACCGCTGCTCCACGGCCATCACCAGCTCCCTGCAAACCATGCAGCAGGAGATGATAG ATGGTCTGAAACCCCTCCTTCCTGTGTCTGTGCGGAGTCAGATAGACATGCTGGTCCCTCGGCAGTGCTTCTCCCTCAGCTACGACCTGAACTGTGACAAGCTGTGTGCTGACTTTCAGGAGGACATCGAGTTCCATTTTTCTCTCGGGTGGACCATGCTGGTGAATAGGTTCCTGGGCCCCAAGAACAGTCGCCGGGCCCTGATGGGCTACAACGACCAG GTGCAGCGTCCTGTCCCTCTGACGCCAGCCAACCCCAGCATGCCCCCACTGCCGCAGGGCTCCCTCACCCAAGAGGAGCTCATGGTTTCCATGGTCACTGGCCTGGCCTCCCTGACGTCCAGGACCTCCATGGGCATTCTCGTAGTTGGAGGAGTG GTGTGGAAGGCGGTGGGCTGGCGGCTCATCGCCCTCTCCTTTGGGCTCTATGGCCTCCTCTACGTCTACGAGCGTCTGACCTGGACCACGAAGGCCAAGGAGAGGGCCTTCAAGCGCCAGTTTGTGGAGTATGCCAGCGAGAAGCTGCAGCTTGTCATCAGCTACACCGGCTCCAACTGCAGCCACCAAGTCCAGCA GGAACTGTCTGGGACCTTTGCTCATCTGTGCCAGCAAGTTGATGTCACCCGGGAGAACCTGGAGCAGGAAATTGCCGCCATGAACAAGAAAATTGAGGTTCTTGATTCACTTCAGAGCAAAGCAAAGCTGCTCAG GAATAAAGCGGGTTGGTTGGACAGCGAACTCAACATGTTCACGCACCAGTACCTGCAGCCCAGCAGATAG
- the MFN2 gene encoding mitofusin-2 isoform X2 produces MSLLFSRCNSIVTVKKDKRHMAEVNASPLKHFVTAKKKINGIFEQLGAYIQESATFLEDTYRNAELDPVTTEEQVLDVKGYLSKVRGISEVLARRHMKVAFFGRTSNGKSTVINAMLWDKVLPSGIGHTTNCFLRVEGTDGHEAFLLTEGSEEKRSVKTVNQLAHALHQDEQLHAGSLVSVMWPNSKCPLLKDDLVLMDSPGIDVTTELDSWIDKFCLDADVFVLVANSESTLMQTEKQFFHKVSERLSRPNIFILNNRWDASASEPEYMEEVRRQHMERCTSFLVDELGVVDRGQAGDRIFFVSAKEVLNARIQKAQGMPEGGGALAEGFQVRMFEFQNFERRFEECISQSAVKTKFEQHTVRAKQIAEAVRLIMDSLHIAAQEQRVYCLETREERQERLRFIDKQLELLAQDYRLRIKQITEEVERQVSTAMAEEIRRLSVLVDEYQMDFHPSPVVLKVYKNELHRHIEEGLGRNMSDRCSTAITSSLQTMQQEMIDGLKPLLPVSVRSQIDMLVPRQCFSLSYDLNCDKLCADFQEDIEFHFSLGWTMLVNRFLGPKNSRRALMGYNDQVQRPVPLTPANPSMPPLPQGSLTQEELMVSMVTGLASLTSRTSMGILVVGGVVWKAVGWRLIALSFGLYGLLYVYERLTWTTKAKERAFKRQFVEYASEKLQLVISYTGSNCSHQVQQELSGTFAHLCQQVDVTRENLEQEIAAMNKKIEVLDSLQSKAKLLRNKAGWLDSELNMFTHQYLQPSR; encoded by the exons ATGTCCCTGCTCTTCTCTCGATGCAACTCCATCGTCACAGTTAAGAAGGATAAGAGACACATGGCTGAGGTGAATGCTTCCCCACTCAAGCACTTTGTCACTGCCAAGAAGAAGATCAATGGCATTTTTGAGCAGCTGGGAGCCTACATCCAGGAGAGCGCCACCTTCCTCGAAG ACACCTACAGGAATGCGGAATTGGACCCTGTCACGACAGAAGAACAGGTTCTGGATGTGAAAGGTTACCTCTCCAAAGTGAGGGGCATCAGCGAGGTGCTGGCCCGGCGGCACATGAAAGTGGCTTTTTTTGGCCG GACAAGCAATGGGAAGAGCACCGTGATCAACGCCATGCTCTGGGACAAAGTTCTGCCCTCTGGGATCGGCCACACCACCAATTGCTTCCTGCGGGTAGAGGGCACGGATGGCCACGAGGCCTTCCTCCTCACAGAGGGCTCCGAGGAGAAGAGGAGCGTCAAG ACTGTGAACCAGCTGGCGCATGCCCTCCACCAGGACGAGCAGCTGCATGCCGGCAGCCTGGTGAGTGTGATGTGGCCCAACTCCAAGTGCCCACTGCTGAAGGATGACCTCGTGCTGATGGACAG CCCTGGCATCGATGTCACCACAGAGCTAGACAGCTGGATTGACAAGTTTTGCCTGGACGCTGATGTGTTTGTGCTGGTGGCCAACTCGGAGTCCACCCTGATGCAGACG GAAAAGCAGTTCTTCCACAAGGTGAGCGAGCGCCTGTCCCGCCCCAACATCTTCATCCTGAACAACCGCTGGGACGCATCCGCCTCGGAGCCCGAGTACATGGAGGAG GTGCGGCGGCAGCACATGGAGCGTTGTACCAGCTTCCTGGTGGATGAGTTGGGCGTGGTGGATCGAGGCCAGGCTGGAGACCGCATCTTCTTTGTGTCTGCCAAGGAGGTGCTCAACGCCAGGATCCAGAAGGCCCAGGGCATGCCCGAAGGAG GGGGCGCTCTTGCAGAAGGCTTTCAAGTGAGGATGTTTGAGTTTCAGAATTTTGAGAGGAGGTTTGAG GAGTGCATCTCCCAGTCTGCAGTGAAGACCAAATTTGAGCAGCACACGGTCCGGGCCAAGCAGATTGCGGAGGCAGTTCGCCTCATCATGGACTCTCTGCACATCGCGGCCCAGGAGCAGCG GGTTTACTGCCTGGAAACGCGAGAAGAGCGGCAAGAGCGGCTGAGGTTTATTGACAAACAGCTGGAGCTCTTGGCGCAGGACTACAGACTGCGGATTAAACAGATCACGGAGGAAGTCGAAAGGCAG GTGTCCACTGCGATGGCGGAGGAGATCAGGCGCCTCTCTGTGCTGGTGGACGAGTACCAGATGGATTTCCACCCTTCTCCAGTAGTCCTCAAGGTTTATAAGAAC GAACTACACCGCCATATAGAGGAAGGACTGGGCCGAAATATGTCCGACCGCTGCTCCACGGCCATCACCAGCTCCCTGCAAACCATGCAGCAGGAGATGATAG ATGGTCTGAAACCCCTCCTTCCTGTGTCTGTGCGGAGTCAGATAGACATGCTGGTCCCTCGGCAGTGCTTCTCCCTCAGCTACGACCTGAACTGTGACAAGCTGTGTGCTGACTTTCAGGAGGACATCGAGTTCCATTTTTCTCTCGGGTGGACCATGCTGGTGAATAGGTTCCTGGGCCCCAAGAACAGTCGCCGGGCCCTGATGGGCTACAACGACCAG GTGCAGCGTCCTGTCCCTCTGACGCCAGCCAACCCCAGCATGCCCCCACTGCCGCAGGGCTCCCTCACCCAAGAGGAGCTCATGGTTTCCATGGTCACTGGCCTGGCCTCCCTGACGTCCAGGACCTCCATGGGCATTCTCGTAGTTGGAGGAGTG GTGTGGAAGGCGGTGGGCTGGCGGCTCATCGCCCTCTCCTTTGGGCTCTATGGCCTCCTCTACGTCTACGAGCGTCTGACCTGGACCACGAAGGCCAAGGAGAGGGCCTTCAAGCGCCAGTTTGTGGAGTATGCCAGCGAGAAGCTGCAGCTTGTCATCAGCTACACCGGCTCCAACTGCAGCCACCAAGTCCAGCA GGAACTGTCTGGGACCTTTGCTCATCTGTGCCAGCAAGTTGATGTCACCCGGGAGAACCTGGAGCAGGAAATTGCCGCCATGAACAAGAAAATTGAGGTTCTTGATTCACTTCAGAGCAAAGCAAAGCTGCTCAG GAATAAAGCGGGTTGGTTGGACAGCGAACTCAACATGTTCACGCACCAGTACCTGCAGCCCAGCAGATAG